ATATAACTGTCTTGATGTTGCTGGATGCCAGATCAGTGTAAGAACAGCTACACCACAGTATCATTTCATTTTTCCGTTTACCTATGTTTTAAAATTTCACGACCTTGGTTGCATTGGAGACTAGACCCAGGCAGGTGTAACTCAATATGCATGGAGGATGGCACATGAAATCTCAGAGATTTAAAGGCTTATGGTGCAACCATGTCATGAGCCAGAACTGTTCTTCAATCCTGCACTCTTACTGTAATTGTATTTCTCCATTCAAAATGGTAATTGTATAGCCTACTGTAAAACATTAAGACTAATTGCAAAGGTGTTTTATTATTGATGTTTTCATTAACAAGACGAAAGATGAAAACCATATTGTCAACTAAATGCATTCTCAATTAAAAATATGTGGGTAAACACCTGATCGCCAGTCAGTGTGAGTAAAGTAATGTTCACTttactttcaatgcatttttctgCAAAAGGTAGGTAAACGCAGGTGCAAaataaaaaatgtgcatgaacAGCGTTTGTGTgcatttaccctccactacaccactggtaaCATTCTGTAAATTATCTGTTATATACTCTTCTCTAATACCGCTCTGGATAAAGGCAATCTACAATTTTCTAAGTACAAATGAAAACCGCTTTTATTCCCCCAAAATGTAAACATTTTCTATGGTATAGCATAGAATCTTTAATACATTGTTTACTTGCCGAATAACAATCAGTCCAGACATAGCCATCGAAAGCAGTCCTAGAGAAGCATTTGTGTGACGCGGTAGCTACTGGGGAAATTGTGGTTATGGGCTCTGTTTGTGGTACAAGGTCCAGGATGATATGAAGATCCTGTAGTAGAAAATGAAGATGAGGCCATGGAGATGTAGAAGGCCCTGAAGGTGGAGGAGATGGTGTGGCCGATGTGGTCATGCTCTTGGAAtcacgtgtggtgtgtgtgcgttcgGTATCCGGCACCCATACACTTTCACAAAAAGTGTGGTGAAGCTGAGTTGGCTGGGAGGAAGTGAGGCGATCATGTTAATTGAGGGTTCTGGTTAGTATAtagccctgtctgtctcctcaacTCACCACATCCACTTAATCCCGCTCTTATTGTCTCAACATTCAGTGGGATAGTAGTGCCTGGCGTTCCAAACTACTACTGTACACAGTACACGGACCATTGGCAGAGTTGGGTTTACAGCTACAAACATCTGATTCTGGAAGAACTGGGGAAAAGGTAAAGGACCGATTTcaacacatacacaatacacagGTTTAGCACAGAATTTATACACTAAAGTGTATATAGTTGTAGTATATAGAGTGGATATAGCTATAGTATATAAAATGTATATGAAAAATCTGCATGTGGGAAATGAATTGCACTGCCTAAGCGACTGTCTCACTTGTTTGGGTTGGCAACATTTTTATGCTTTTCTTTTAACAGCACACCTAGGACAACTATTGATGGTTTTATTCAGACGCTTGATACATGTTATTAGAAATACAAAAAATTATTCCAGTAGGCCTAATGCATCAATCCACAGTTACTAAAATCAACAATGTTAATATTCTGTGTTCATTGTAGAATGAAGATTACAATAGTGATATTTTGCTTGGTTGGGGCGGTTTATGCCAACCCAGTAAGTACCCTTGTTTTTATTGAACAATCTTAATTTATGCACAATAAAATGTAAATGATGAGATATAGATTTAACACATCAGACTTTTGTGTTATTTTGTGTTCTCCTACTGTATTTGTTTCTTTTGACAGATTCTGTACAAAGTTATTTTGGAGCAGAGCGAACTGGAATCATCAAACATGGTAAGTGCAAAACAAGCAATCAAAAGTATCTGCAGTTTGATTATTGTGTTGGGGTGTGGGTCTGAAAAATGCACACAAAATATAAATGTTGACTGCAATCACGTTGTCAACCTCCACCGCAGTCCAAGTCAGAAAAGCTGACAGTTACGGTAGTTCATCATTCCTGTGCCAAACCTCAAGTTTAGATTGTATATCGAGGTAGAGGTCATTGCACTGTATACACCCATATTTATCCCTACAATGAGTTGTTTGGGCAATGGTGGACTTGTTAAGATTTTAAATAAGAATGATGATTGTTGATGCTGGCTCACAGATTGTCATTAAATGCATTGCGGTTTTCTGCTGGCATTGTGTTTCAGAATCAAACGCAAAGTTCATCCGCCTCACAATCTCCGGATCAAAGTGACACTTCAGAGCTCAAGGTGGGTTGAATGGAATAATATTAAAATGTCACCAGGTGTAGAATGTAAAACATACAATTGTAAGTGTATTGGCGAAAATCAGAATAGGTCTTTATCTAACACATATCCGTTACACTTTATAATTACTTGCATGAGTAAGACATTATTTATACTTTTTAAATATTCAAATGTACTATGCTTATTAATTGTAATACATATAAATGTTTTTATAACTCTTTTCTTATAGAGCTCTGAAGAAAGTACCTCAGAGGACCAAGTAAGTTCATCTTTTTAAAAAAGTCTCATTATTTTCTGCTCAAAAGTATTGACATTACAAGCAATGCCTAAATATATCTGGGGGCGTATTCACACAGCGTTTCAGACcagtagtgctgatctaggatcaggtccccattGTCCATGTAACCTTATTCATTAGGATCTACAAGACAAAACTGATCATAGATCAGcatactctgagacgcttgatacgTACACTTGATACAGACGCCCCTGTTCTCCTTTATCAAGTGGCTCTAATCTTTAATATTCAATCTGTGTTAAATTGCGTTTCAGAGTTCAGAGTCTGAGTCCGAATCATTGGAATCCAATTCAGAGGTGAGTGACAACAACAGTATTCCTACTCCAGTATTATCCTTCCCACTTGAAAAAATACTATATTAataactgggtggttcgagccctggatgctgattggctgacagccgtggtatagcAGACAGTATATCAcgagtatgacaaaacatatatttttactgctctaaataCATTGTTAACAAGTTTATAATAGGAATAAGACACCTCGGGGTGTATGGTACATGGCcattataccacggctaagggctgtatctagCCACTCCGAGTCGCATCCTGCATAAGAATACCCCTTAGCCGTgttatattggtcatataccacaccccctcgggtcttattgcttaagtatactatggtataaatactatagtattcactgtagtgtttactgtagtatactgtagtattcacaGTAAAATATAGTATAAACACTGGAGTAAAAgaaaactgtagtatatactatagtaattaatgtagtgtttttgcagattgtagtatacagtactgtagtatttactgtagtatttttgtggactgtagtatactgtagtatttactgtcgtgtttttgcggacattaatatagtatttactatagtgttttagttttattatctttgacatagaagtggaggctttctccttcaggaaacctactggagaaatactaaaagaacacattttccataacctgtacgcaggtaggactggggtctgaacggatagttcagagcttctgctcttttctataacctgtagagaacacaatatatggtctatacttggcatgtaggtttctcacttatgcgTGGCATAAATTGCTAtatggggaggggaatgggcagagtaaatgcaaattaaatactgtagtataaaAAGTGCAGTATTTTGCACActggtgtttttgcagacattactgtagtatttactacagaGCCTTTTTTGcagataatactgtagtatttactatagtattctacagtatactacaatgtTGTATAGTAAGTACCATAAATGATTGAGGGacactacagtgtgtagtatagtattctacagtatcctacagtttgctatagaattctatagtaagtattGTAGTATTCTACCGTAAACTGTAGTATTGTATTTAATGTGGGTTGTTCTGGTTGTGCAAATACTAGGGCTGTTAGTcgatataaaaataaatacattgaaaAATACCTCCTTGGTCCATTTTGTTGTAATCTGTTCCCCTTCACAGTCTTCCGAGAGCCTTTCTTTGGAGAGTGAGAGCCAATCACTGGAGGACAGGGTAAAGATCCTCAGATTTACATAATTTCACAGAGTGCATATCAAAACAATAAAATGAGAAAGATGCAATCAATTTACAATATGTCAGGAAAATGGCGATGGTTGCATTTACTGTATCTTCTGTTGGTTTGTTTCAACAGACTGACTCCAATGCTATTGGGGATACAAGAGACAACAGCCAAGGCAGTGAAGAAAACGTTCGAAAGGTTAGTCTTGCACTTGTCATAATATCCTGTGTCCTGTTATGTCATATACTTATAATAAGAACGCATTTTTACACAATACTAAGCCTGTCAAAAACTTAGTTTGAAATTTATATTTTGTCTGCACAAAGCACttactacatacagtatgtgcttACGAGTCATTTACAATCTACTAGCTCATCAGAGGAAGGCtcaaaaaattgccaaagactccagccactcaagCCAGACTCTTGACCCTGCTACCGtctggcaaacggtaccggagcatcgGTTCTCGGACCATAAGGCTTCGagaaagcttctacccccaagccataagactgctaaaatcacaggaggctgcttaGGGGAGTACAGCTCATAATAATATCTGGAACgaagtgaatggaatggcatcaaacacctggaatccatgtgtttgatgcatttgataccactccactaattccactccagccattgcCATGAGCCCGTGCTCCCCAATTAAGGAGCCACCAACGTCCTGTGTGttaaatagccagactgctaaaaTAGCCAATGAATGGTACCCAAACAATCTGCACTGActctatcttgcactgaccctacGCACACTCACTACACTATACATTGACACCATATACACACATTTAATCACACGCTCTACACTGTCACTCCCACACAAATCCCTCACACCTtcaaacattacagtacatacgcacacacacacacacacacacacacacacacacacacacatacataacactcacacacgcataccgacacaacacaaacatacatacacgcacgcacattcacacacacacttttacactcataatttgctgctgctactctgttctttattttattcttattacTATCTATCTGGattcctagtcactttaccctgccttcatgtacatacagtatcgaCCTCAAGTACCTCGTAGCtgtgcacattgatctggtacttgtaCTCCCAGTATATaccgtgcattcggaaagtattcagaacccttgactttttccacattttgttacgttacagccttattctaaaatggattatataaaacatttttctCATCAGTCTATACAAAATACCACAAGatgacagaaataccttatttacataagtattcagaccctttgctatgagactcgaaattgagctcaggtgcatcctgtttccattggatcatccttgagatgtttcaacctgtggtaaattcaattaactggacatgatttggaaagtcacacacctctctatgtaaggtcccacagttgacatagcatgtcagagcaaaaaccaagccatgaggttgaaggaattatccgtagagctccgagacaggattgtgtcgaggcacagatctcggGAAGGGTACCATAACATTTCAGCAACATtaaaggttcccaagaacacaatggcctccatcattcttaaatgaaagaagtttggaaacaccaagattcttcctagagctggccgccaggccaaactgagcaatcaggggagaagggccttggtcagagaggtgtacaagaacccgatggtcactctgacagagctccagagttcctttgtggaggtgggagaaccttccaggaggacaaccgtctctgcagcactccaccaatcaggccattatggtagagtggacagacggaagtcacacttttaattttaattttattagtttaacctttatttaactaggcaagtcagttaagaacaaattcttatttacaatgatggccaaaccctaacacggacgacgctgggccaattatgtgctgccctatgggactccaaatcacagccagacgtgatacagcccaggatcgaaccagggtctgtagtgacgcctctagagccttagaccgctgcaccttagaccgctgtgccactccacagtaagaggcacatgacagcccgcttggagtttgccaaaggcacctgaaggactctcagaccatgagaaataatattatctggtctgattaaaccaagattgaactctttggcctgaatgccaagcgtcacagtAAGGATCGCTGCTGGAGACAAGACGCAGgcacagggagtgaacatttaaaaaaccacagacaggaacagaatacggacagcgtctggacagtgAAAACGGAaatgacaataatgctgacaTGGAGATGAAACAGAGGaaagacagatatagggaagtggggctggggcgaaggttcaccttccaataggacaacaaccctaagcacacagccaagacaacacaggagtggcttcgggacaagtctctgaatgtccttgagtgatcCATCCAGAGCCCTGACTTTAATCAGATctagcatctctggagagacctgaaaatagctgtgcagcaacgctcccatccaacctgacagagcttgagaggatctgcagagaagaatgtgagaaactccccaaatacaggtgtgccaagcttgtagcgtcatacccaagaagactcgaggctgtaatagctgccaaagatgcttcaacaaagtactgagactgaagacttatgtaaatgtgatatttctgtttgtttttttataaatttgcaaaaaaatctaaaaacctctttttgctttgtcattatggggtattgtgtgtagattgaagagagAAAAAATGTACTCAATAAATTTTATAATAacactgtaacgtaacaaaatgtggaaaaagtcaaggggtctgaatactttccgtatgcactgtagctccattcttgtgtattttattttattccgcTTGTGTTAGTTACTATTTTTgaaactctgcatcgttgggaaaggTTCGGAAGCAAGAGTTTCACTGTAGAGtcatattcggcgcatgtgatcaacaaagtttgatttgatttaaaatgaAGGACTACCATTCTGTATGAACTGACGACAACCAACCATTATTTCACCCATCTGTGTCTTGTCCACTTCTCTAGAATTGGATCCGAGTGTTTGCCGTCCGAGTCTTGAGTGCAGAGAACAACAGCAGCTCTGAGGTCAAAGGGCAGCTGGACCTACCCACTAATCAGGGGGCAGTGAAACAGAGCACACTCTCTCCCACCGCCTTGACAACCAACCACAGCCAGCCTGGCGATACAGTTCAGAGCAACGCAGCCTTGGCATTGGTAGAGAGCTTCCTCAAAGCCTCTGGTTCTCTCAGTGAGACCAGTGTCAGCATTGATACCAGTGACGTCAGTACTGTTAACTTTGACATAAGAGACACAAGTAACATCAATGATACCAGCGATAGTAGCGAAAGCAGTGAAAGTAGCGAGAGCAGTGACACTAGTGAGAGCAGTGATAGCAGCAATACCAGTGAAAGTAAAGAGAGTGATACCAGtgagagtgaggagagacaccagagCCAAGCTACAGACTGCCAGAAGGGTGTGCACAGCACTGCCTGTGACAGTGAGGAATATTTCTTCCAAGATATAGGTGACGATGGTCGTTATCCAATGGATGATTTGCTCATGCCTGAAGAGGAGCATATGGAGTTGAGTTTACGAAGATAATGCTAACATCCCCCATTTGACTGTATCAGGTTGGATGCATTTCAAATGAAGCAAGGGGAGGGAGTACAGTGTAGATCAAGCAATATAGTATGACATTGACTTCTATGCTTTGTTTTGATGTTGGCATGAAATAAAACGGAAAATAAATTGTTACAGAAATATAGGTTTAAGTGTTGAAGTAGATGGTTTGAAGTCATGGTTGCAAATATttttcctattcatttgcttttTTCACTCATTTTCACATGAAGAGTTtaattccaaaacgctatatatccattttcagataTGTTGGTAAATTATCTTTTATTGTTTATAGAAATTATGATGGAGATGGATGTGTTTTTTCACTTTCTAAttatggcatggggttgttcaatgacagacatgtatttgtttagaatctatcacttgatggtttcatttcagagacaaATAATCGTGTTTTTTGGCAAaatgctgtcacaccctgatctgtttcaccggtctttgtgcttgtctccaccccccgccaagtgtcacccatcttccccattattcccagtgtatttatacctgtgttctctgtctgttgccagttcgttttatCCGTCGATCCTACTAgcggttttccccttgctcctgtctttttctatagttcctgttttatagttttcccggttttgaccattctgcctgccctgagcctgagcctacCTGCCGTACTGTACGTTGTCACACCGctgcctgccttgaccctgaGACTGTCTGCAGTTCTGTCCCttttgactctgatctggattactgacctctgcctgcccttgacctgttgttttgcctgcccctgttctagtaataaacttttgttacttcgacactgtctgcatctgggtcttccctaaaacaTGATAAATGCTATATATTTGCCTCAATCTCAGATAAATAGGTAGTAGttctaggttttacacagtcaaatatAACAAATATCTACTTTTTTTTAATAAAGAACAGtacaaattatacatttgtgacatcaatatatatacagtaccagtcaaaagtttggacacctacttattcaacggtttttctttatttgtactattttctacattgtagaataatagtgaagacatcaaaactatgaaataacacatagaatcatgtagtaaccaaaaaagtgtttaaggaatgaaaatatattttagattcttcaaagtacccaaccttgccttgatgacagctttgcacactcttggcattctctcaaccagctgtgggaactccttcaaaactgttgcttttccaacagtcttgaaggagttcccacatatgctgagcacttgttgccttTCCTTCACTCCACTgtccaactcttcccaaaccatctcaattggattgagatcgggtgattgtggaggccaggtcatctgatgcagcactccctcactctccttcttggtcaaatagcccttacacagcctggaggtgtgttgggtcattgtcctgttgaaaaacaaatgatagtcacactaagtgaaaaccagatgggatggtgtatcgctgcagaatgctgtggtagccatgctggttaagtgtgccttgaattcaaaataaatcacagacagtgtcaccagcaaagcacccccacaccatcacacctcctcctccatgtttcacggtgggaaccacacatgcagagaccatccattcacctactctgcatctcacaaagacacagcggttggaaccaaatatctcaaatttggactcatcggaCAAAAGGATAGATTTTGAcagatctaatgtccattgctcgtgtttcttggccaaagcaagtctcttcttattattggtgtcctttagtagtcgtttctttgcagcaatttgaccatgaaggccagattcacgcagtctcctctgaacagttgatgttgagatgtgtctgttacttgaactcctgtggcggtcctcatgagagccagcttcatcatagtgcttgatggtttttgcgactgcacttgaagaaactttcaaagttcttgaaatgttccgtattgactgaccttcatgtcttaaagtaatgacggactgtcgtttctcttttcttatttgagctgttcttgccataatatggacttggtattttaccaattagggctatcttctgtataccacccctaccttgtcacaacataacttaTTGgcacaaacgcattaagaaggaaagaaattccacagatgtacttttaacaaggcacacctgttaatttaaatgcattccaggtgactacctcatgaaactggttgagagaatgccaagattgcacaaagttgtcatcaaggcaaagggtggctactttgaagaatctcaaatctaaaacatattttgatttgttgaacacttttttttagcacatgattccatatgtgttatttcatagttttgatgtcttctctattattatacaatgtagaaaatattttaaaacataaagaaaaacccttgaatgagtaggtgtgtccaaacttgactggtactgtatatatatatgtgtgttgtatttgtattttgttgtattttatgTATTTTACATGCAATTTTCGAATTGTATTGCACTGTAATGAGAATGGTATTGATATTATTGTGTAATTTATCTAATAATCACTGATTAAAAATACAATGAATTACCAATCCATCAGTTTTCTTGCATAAACTTAACTGCattaaaatgtatggagtaaaaagtacattattttctttaggaatgtagtgaagtccaagtaaaagttggcaaaataGAAATGgtaaaataaagtacagatactccaacaaactacttaagtagtactttaaagtcgttttactttagtactttacaccactggcctTCGGCAATTATTCTACCCATGAATAAGTGCCTAGAAAATTGTGACGAGCTGTTACCCACTCAGATCTTACTTTCTTTAGGGCAGTGGCCTACATCGACACGGAAAATAAATTTGACATTGGTAACCGATTTTGTTACAATGGTATCATGATTTGTTACGCGTCGGTCCGTTGTTACAATATATCATTACGAACTTGAAGAGTGAACACATGTTATTTTATGTTTTATCTATATCAAGTCTCATCtggccggttagctcagttggttagagcgtcGTGCTAATAACGCGAAGGTCGCGGGTTCGATACCCGTACTGGCCATAGAATTTTGGCTAAAAGCCCAATGTAGGCTAGATAGGGTTGAGGTTGAAATGTCTTTGCCTACGGATAAACTCATTTATCACATAATGTTGAATACAACATCTGGTTTGTAAACAATTGAATTAAACACACTAGATTAGGGCTACATATATTCATTTCATGAAATTTATCGGAATTGTCATTCATTCAGGAAAATAGAGCTACCGGCAACTAATTTACATTCCATCCGATAAAAGAGTTGCTTCACGGATTTTTACCAAGGCGGATTACTCAAGCAAAGGCCGTCTGTTTAGAAAACGTCAAACCAGAATTGCATGATCTGTGGATTTACGCATGTCACAAGAGGGAGGTAACGTTAGCCTACTATGTTACCGGAAAAGTCGTACGCATGTGCAAATAATTCAAGCAGCTGCGTTTTTTTATTTTGCTCCCGTCAAACTGTGTCAATTTAGTCCAGTGTCCTTTATTGTTAGAACATTTATTAAGGAACGAAAGCATATCATTTAGATTGTTACTGGAATGGATGATTGATCAACTCGGAAAGGAGTTGTCAATTTACCCGACGTTGTTAAAAAGTAAAGTACAAGAAAAATCCACCTATTGTGTAGGGGAAGTCCCGCTTGGAAATCCCCTGTAATTGTCGGAATTATATATTTCCAAATTCAGATGAGCCACATCCTTTAGGCTACATAGTTGACATCCTCCTCAGTCTAATCTTGAAGACATGTTGCAAAACCTACGAACACAAACTCTATCGAACTAATAAACAGAATAATTTCAGAAGCTGATGGAATATTGAAGATTTTTCCCCATCCCCATCTGTCAGAAGCAACAGTGATAAATGACCTCTGGAATAAGGAACATGACTGGAATAAGTAACACGATGGATGTCGATTTGGATAATGATACGCTGAAATCAAAAATACGGAGCTGCCATACATTGACTACTTTCTACCACGAAACTCGGCTGGAGATTGACACATTAAGTAAGAAAATCAAGAAAAGGGACAATTTAATCGCAGATTTGAAGGCTAGGTTAGGCAAATACGAAAATACCTGTATCAATGTGGAAGGGTGTGACCCTGTTGTCATAGCACCGGCCGAATCTTTGCTGGAAAGTTTATGCAAAGAAATCTGCAAACTGAAGCAAAAATTGAAAGACACAGAAATGAATGCGGTTCAGCAAGCAGAGTTGAGCCAACAAGTGAGTAGAATTTACTGTATGTTATGTGTTCTTAATGTGTATCAGGTGCATTTAATGTTTAGGCTAACCATGTGAAACATAGTTGTGCTTTTTAATATTAGGTTATAGCCCTACTTAATTTCAAAGTCAGCTCTGCAAGTATTAAAACGATCCTTTAGGACATATATatgtcttttctttctttcattttcAATTTGCACATTATGAAAGCAGTGTAgtttaggcctactgtaaatgGTCTTCTCTGAAAATAGCCACTAGCCTACACCATTTGagataaccctaaccctacactaGTTCACAACTGAGGTCTATTGGGAAGAC
This genomic window from Salvelinus namaycush isolate Seneca chromosome 8, SaNama_1.0, whole genome shotgun sequence contains:
- the scpp1 gene encoding secretory calcium-binding phosphoprotein 1 — its product is MKITIVIFCLVGAVYANPILYKVILEQSELESSNMNQTQSSSASQSPDQSDTSELKSSEESTSEDQSSESESESLESNSESSESLSLESESQSLEDRTDSNAIGDTRDNSQGSEENVRKNWIRVFAVRVLSAENNSSSEVKGQLDLPTNQGAVKQSTLSPTALTTNHSQPGDTVQSNAALALVESFLKASGSLSETSVSIDTSDVSTVNFDIRDTSNINDTSDSSESSESSESSDTSESSDSSNTSESKESDTSESEERHQSQATDCQKGVHSTACDSEEYFFQDIGDDGRYPMDDLLMPEEEHMELSLRR